One window of Candidatus Regiella endosymbiont of Tuberolachnus salignus genomic DNA carries:
- a CDS encoding NADH:ubiquinone reductase (Na(+)-transporting) subunit B, with protein MGLKNFFEKIEPHFEAGGKLEKYYPLYEAVATIFYTQGKVTSGASHVRDAIDLKRMMILVWLSVFPAMFWGMYNIGQQAIPALHHLYTGAELQQVLAGDWHYRLAQWLGASLAADADWISKMILGAAYFVPIYAVVFIVGGCWEVLFSVIRKHEINEGFFVTSVLFALILPPNLPLWQAALGISFGVVIGKEIFGGTGRNFVNPALAGRAFLFFAYPAQISGDLVWNAADGFSGATPLSQWSMNGGQNLINTVSGQPISWLDAFLGNIPGSVGEVSTLMILIGGAIIIFARIASWRIVAGVMLGMMATAYLFNVIGSNTNPLFAMSWYWHLVLGGFAFGMIFMATDPVSAAFTNKGKWWYGGLIGVMCVLIRVINPAYPEGMMLAILFANLFAPLFDYVVVQANIKRRSARGK; from the coding sequence ATGGGTCTGAAAAATTTTTTTGAAAAAATAGAGCCTCACTTTGAAGCGGGTGGCAAGTTAGAAAAGTATTACCCGTTGTATGAAGCGGTGGCGACTATTTTTTATACGCAAGGAAAGGTGACATCAGGTGCTTCTCATGTCCGTGATGCGATTGATCTTAAACGGATGATGATTTTGGTCTGGCTGTCGGTTTTTCCTGCAATGTTTTGGGGTATGTATAACATTGGTCAGCAGGCCATCCCCGCTTTGCATCATCTTTACACTGGGGCAGAGCTGCAACAGGTTCTCGCTGGGGATTGGCATTACCGTTTAGCACAATGGTTAGGCGCATCATTGGCGGCAGATGCTGACTGGATCAGCAAAATGATCTTGGGTGCGGCTTATTTTGTGCCAATTTATGCTGTGGTGTTTATCGTCGGTGGATGTTGGGAAGTGCTTTTTTCGGTGATCCGTAAGCATGAAATCAACGAAGGTTTCTTTGTCACCTCGGTGCTTTTTGCGCTGATCCTGCCGCCCAATTTACCGCTGTGGCAAGCGGCGCTCGGTATTTCGTTTGGCGTGGTGATCGGCAAAGAAATTTTTGGTGGCACCGGGCGTAATTTTGTTAACCCGGCATTAGCCGGCCGCGCTTTCTTATTTTTTGCTTATCCTGCGCAAATCTCAGGTGATTTGGTGTGGAATGCCGCTGATGGTTTTTCCGGTGCGACGCCGCTTTCGCAATGGAGTATGAATGGAGGTCAAAATTTAATCAATACAGTGAGCGGACAACCCATTAGTTGGCTGGATGCTTTTTTAGGCAATATTCCAGGCTCTGTTGGTGAAGTCTCGACGCTAATGATCTTAATCGGCGGTGCGATCATTATTTTTGCGCGGATAGCCTCTTGGCGGATTGTTGCCGGGGTGATGCTGGGAATGATGGCGACCGCTTATCTGTTTAACGTCATAGGCTCGAATACCAATCCGCTGTTTGCTATGTCTTGGTATTGGCATTTAGTGCTCGGTGGTTTTGCTTTCGGCATGATTTTTATGGCCACTGATCCGGTATCCGCTGCCTTTACTAACAAAGGAAAATGGTGGTATGGCGGTTTGATTGGTGTCATGTGTGTGCTCATTAGGGTTATTAATCCCGCTTATCCTGAGGGAATGATGTTGGCGATCTTATTTGCCAATCTGTTTGCACCTCTGTTCGACTATGTGGTCGTCCAGGCTAACATCAAACGGAGATCCGCCCGTGGCAAATGA
- a CDS encoding Na(+)-translocating NADH-quinone reductase subunit C — MANDKAKNNNSMGKTLTVVVLLCLICSVVVAGAAVGLKARQQEQRLLDKQRNILDVVGLLTPKMEATAVKNAFTARIIPRLLDLASGDFVNGDPTKFDRASALRDDQKSIALTPEQDIVGIKRRANVVEIYLVRNEQGQISNIVLPVYGSGLWSMMYAFVALDAEGQTVKGISYYEQGETPGLGGEVENPAWRRLWVGKKLFDAQGQPAIRVVKGNASADDPSAIDGLSGATITSKGVQNTFVFWLGENGFGPFLKKVRAGVLENG, encoded by the coding sequence GTGGCAAATGATAAAGCAAAAAATAATAACAGTATGGGTAAAACCTTAACCGTCGTGGTTTTGCTGTGTTTGATCTGTTCAGTGGTGGTGGCGGGTGCTGCCGTGGGTCTCAAGGCGAGACAACAGGAACAACGCTTACTGGACAAACAACGCAATATTTTGGATGTGGTGGGTTTATTAACGCCGAAAATGGAAGCCACGGCAGTGAAAAACGCCTTTACTGCCCGTATCATTCCCCGCTTATTAGATTTAGCCAGTGGGGATTTCGTTAACGGTGATCCGACAAAATTTGATCGCGCCAGCGCCTTACGCGATGATCAAAAAAGTATCGCGCTAACTCCAGAGCAAGATATTGTCGGCATTAAGCGTCGAGCCAATGTTGTCGAGATCTATTTAGTCCGTAATGAACAAGGCCAAATCAGCAATATCGTCTTGCCAGTATACGGCTCTGGTTTATGGTCGATGATGTATGCTTTTGTTGCGCTCGATGCTGAAGGGCAAACTGTCAAGGGCATTAGCTATTATGAGCAAGGAGAAACACCTGGGCTCGGTGGTGAAGTAGAAAATCCAGCCTGGCGTCGTTTATGGGTGGGTAAAAAATTATTTGATGCACAAGGGCAACCGGCGATCCGTGTTGTCAAGGGCAATGCCAGTGCGGACGATCCCTCGGCGATTGACGGTTTATCCGGTGCGACCATCACTTCAAAAGGCGTGCAAAACACCTTTGTATTTTGGTTAGGTGAAAATGGCTTTGGCCCATTC
- a CDS encoding Na(+)-translocating NADH-quinone reductase subunit A, producing MIKIKKGLDLPIAGKPAQIIQDGSVIHHVALLAEDYVGMRPSLLVQQGDWVKKGQALFEDKKNPGVLFTAPASGQISAINRGERRVLQSVVIKIVGDEQIHFDHYDANDLQQLSYQQVQTQLLASGLWTALRTRPFSRSPKPNTQPRAIFVTAMDTQPLAADPQIIVKHEIEAFHHGLTVLTRLTESKVHVCHAAGFTPAPCDNTAITYNRFSGPHPAGLVGTHIHFLEAVSLNKSVWHIGYQDVIAIGKLFTLGELYTDRIIALAGPQVSDPMLLRTRLGASLTEFTAGKLKLGDNRVISGSVLSGRTSSAPCDYLGRFHQQVSVLLEGRDKELFGWIMPGRDKFSLTRTTLGHFCKNKLFSFSTNMNGGKRAMVPIGNYERIMPLDILATHLLRDLLAGDTDSAQALGCLELDEEDLALCTFVCPGKYEYAPLLRAILTQIELEG from the coding sequence ATGATTAAAATAAAAAAAGGGCTTGATTTACCCATCGCCGGAAAACCCGCTCAGATCATACAGGATGGGTCGGTTATTCATCATGTGGCGCTGCTGGCTGAAGACTATGTCGGTATGCGTCCTTCTCTACTTGTGCAACAAGGTGACTGGGTTAAAAAAGGCCAAGCATTATTCGAAGACAAGAAAAATCCGGGGGTGTTGTTTACCGCCCCTGCCAGTGGGCAAATCAGCGCGATCAATCGTGGTGAGCGTCGGGTATTACAATCGGTGGTGATCAAAATAGTGGGTGATGAACAAATTCACTTCGATCATTACGATGCTAATGATTTACAGCAACTCAGTTATCAACAAGTACAGACTCAGCTGCTTGCCTCAGGATTGTGGACGGCATTACGTACCCGGCCTTTTAGTCGCTCGCCTAAACCCAACACTCAGCCTCGTGCCATTTTTGTTACGGCAATGGATACCCAGCCGTTAGCAGCAGATCCGCAGATCATTGTGAAGCATGAAATAGAGGCTTTTCACCATGGATTAACTGTGTTAACCCGCTTAACTGAAAGCAAAGTTCATGTCTGTCATGCCGCTGGTTTCACACCGGCTCCTTGCGACAATACTGCGATCACCTACAACAGGTTTTCAGGTCCTCATCCGGCAGGCTTAGTGGGGACGCATATTCATTTTCTTGAAGCGGTTAGTTTAAATAAATCGGTGTGGCATATTGGTTATCAGGATGTGATTGCTATCGGCAAGCTTTTCACACTGGGTGAATTATATACAGATCGTATTATTGCGCTTGCTGGCCCACAGGTGAGTGATCCCATGTTGCTACGAACCCGTTTAGGCGCGAGTTTAACCGAATTCACTGCGGGTAAATTAAAGCTGGGCGACAATCGCGTGATCTCAGGCTCGGTATTGAGTGGTCGCACATCATCTGCCCCTTGTGATTATCTTGGCCGTTTTCATCAACAAGTCTCGGTATTACTTGAAGGAAGGGATAAAGAGCTTTTTGGTTGGATCATGCCTGGTCGTGACAAATTTTCGTTAACTCGCACTACCCTCGGCCATTTTTGTAAAAATAAATTATTTTCTTTTTCAACCAATATGAATGGAGGTAAGCGCGCCATGGTGCCGATTGGCAACTATGAACGGATCATGCCGCTAGATATTTTAGCCACCCATTTATTGCGTGATCTCCTCGCAGGTGATACCGATAGCGCTCAAGCTTTGGGGTGTTTGGAATTGGATGAAGAAGATTTGGCATTATGCACCTTTGTCTGTCCTGGGAAATATGAATACGCGCCATTATTACGTGCCATATTGACCCAAATTGAGTTGGAAGGATAA
- the lpcA gene encoding D-sedoheptulose 7-phosphate isomerase: protein MFQDLIRSELNEAAKTLVNFLADDTTIDNIEKAAILLANSFKAGGKVLSCGNGGSHCDAMHFAEELTGRYRENRPGYPAMAIADISHFSCVSNDFGYEHVFSRYVEAVGKAGDVLLAISTSGNSKNIIQAIKAAHEKKMKVITLTGKDGGQMANKKQLEDIEIRVPHSGYADRIQEIHIKIIHILILLIEKEMAR, encoded by the coding sequence ATGTTTCAGGATCTAATTCGGAGTGAATTAAACGAGGCGGCTAAAACCTTGGTCAATTTTTTAGCGGATGACACTACGATTGATAACATTGAAAAAGCCGCTATATTACTCGCCAATTCATTTAAAGCTGGAGGCAAAGTGTTATCTTGTGGCAACGGTGGGTCACATTGTGATGCCATGCATTTTGCCGAGGAGTTAACTGGCCGTTATCGTGAAAATCGCCCTGGTTATCCGGCGATGGCTATTGCCGATATTAGCCATTTTTCCTGTGTGAGTAACGATTTTGGTTATGAGCATGTTTTTTCGCGCTACGTTGAGGCAGTGGGGAAGGCAGGGGATGTATTATTAGCGATTTCAACCTCAGGCAATTCTAAAAATATCATTCAGGCTATTAAAGCTGCTCATGAAAAAAAGATGAAGGTGATCACCTTAACGGGTAAGGATGGTGGTCAGATGGCGAATAAGAAGCAACTCGAAGATATTGAAATTCGAGTACCTCACTCAGGCTATGCTGATCGTATTCAAGAAATTCATATCAAGATCATTCATATTTTGATCCTGCTAATTGAAAAAGAAATGGCTAGATAA
- a CDS encoding valine--tRNA ligase codes for MEKSDHSLDTIYNPQKIEQPLYQHWEKQGYFKASDDKSQESFCIMIPPPNVTGSLHMGHAFQQTIMDILIRYQRMQGKNTLWQVGTDHAGIATQMVVERKITAEEGKTRHDYGREAFIDKIWQWKAASGGTITHQMRRLGNSVDWQRERFTLDEGLSNAVTEVFIRLYKEDLIYRGKRLVNWDPKLRTAISDLEVENRACKGALWHLRYPLADGVHTIEGKDHLVVATTRPETLLGDTAVAVNPQDPRYYDLIGKMIILPLTGRRIPIIADEHADMEKGTGCVKITPAHDFNDYAVGKRHQLPMINVLTLDATIRDQAEVFDTHGERSQQYSDAIPVQFQGLERFSARKAVVAELQELGLLAEIKAHDLTVPYGDRGGVVIEPLLTDQWYVRTAPLAKAAIAAVENGEIQFVPKQYENMYYSWMHDIQDWCISRQLWWGHRIPVWYDPHGKVYVGRDETAVRLEYQLTDDVPLRQDDDVLDTWFSSGLWTFSTLGWPEQTADLKMFHPTTVMVSGFDIIFFWIARMIMLTLHFIKDDSGKAQVPFKTVYMTGLIRDDEGQKMSKSKGNVLDPLDMIDGISLADLLAKRTDNMMQPQLAEKIRKRTEKQFPQGIEPHGTDALRFTLAALASTGRDINWDMKRLAGYRNFCNKLWNASRFVLMNTEGKDCGQQSDQLMPLSLADRWILAEFNQTVKSYRNAIDTYRFDLAATILYEFTWDQFCDWYLELTKPVINSGSESEKRSTRHTLISVLEALLRLAHPIIPYITETLWQRVKTLKGLGGDSIMLQPFPHFNADQVDQTALKDMAWIKQLVTAVRNVRAEMNIAPGKPLLLLLRGASPDVHRRVTENQPVIQSLGRLNAITFLIDEDNSPISVIKLVEGAEILIPMSGFLDKTSELDRLAKDMIKLDLEIERIEVKLANEDFIARAPQAVVSKERERLAACIQDKEKLLAQQAMIARL; via the coding sequence ATGGAAAAAAGCGATCACTCCCTCGATACGATTTATAACCCGCAAAAAATTGAGCAACCGCTCTATCAACACTGGGAGAAACAAGGTTATTTCAAAGCTAGTGATGATAAGAGCCAAGAAAGCTTCTGTATTATGATCCCGCCGCCGAATGTCACCGGCAGTTTGCATATGGGGCACGCTTTCCAGCAAACCATTATGGATATTCTTATCCGCTACCAACGTATGCAAGGTAAAAATACGTTATGGCAGGTGGGCACTGATCATGCGGGGATCGCTACACAAATGGTGGTAGAGCGTAAAATCACGGCGGAAGAAGGTAAAACCCGCCATGATTATGGTCGTGAGGCTTTCATTGATAAAATTTGGCAATGGAAAGCGGCATCCGGTGGCACCATTACTCACCAAATGCGGCGTCTGGGCAATTCGGTTGATTGGCAGCGTGAACGTTTCACGCTAGATGAGGGATTGTCAAATGCAGTGACAGAAGTGTTTATCCGTCTTTATAAAGAGGATCTTATTTACCGTGGTAAACGCTTGGTGAATTGGGATCCAAAACTGCGTACTGCAATTTCTGATCTGGAAGTCGAAAACCGTGCATGCAAGGGCGCTTTGTGGCATTTGCGTTATCCGTTAGCTGATGGTGTGCACACCATTGAGGGCAAGGATCACCTGGTGGTTGCAACCACCCGGCCTGAAACGCTATTGGGCGATACCGCGGTGGCGGTGAATCCTCAAGATCCCCGTTACTACGATCTCATCGGTAAAATGATTATTTTGCCGCTGACAGGTCGTCGCATCCCGATTATCGCGGATGAACATGCTGACATGGAAAAAGGCACCGGCTGTGTAAAAATCACGCCTGCCCATGATTTTAACGATTATGCCGTCGGTAAACGGCATCAGCTGCCGATGATTAATGTGCTGACGTTGGATGCCACTATCCGCGATCAGGCAGAAGTTTTTGATACGCATGGCGAAAGGAGTCAGCAGTATAGCGACGCGATCCCGGTGCAATTTCAAGGGCTGGAACGTTTTAGCGCCCGTAAAGCGGTGGTCGCTGAATTGCAAGAATTGGGTTTATTGGCCGAAATTAAAGCGCATGATCTCACCGTGCCTTATGGCGACCGCGGCGGAGTGGTCATTGAACCCCTGCTGACCGATCAATGGTATGTTCGTACTGCTCCGCTGGCAAAAGCGGCGATTGCCGCGGTAGAAAACGGCGAGATCCAGTTCGTTCCGAAACAATATGAAAATATGTATTATTCTTGGATGCACGATATTCAGGATTGGTGCATCTCACGTCAATTGTGGTGGGGTCATAGGATCCCAGTTTGGTATGATCCGCATGGCAAGGTTTATGTGGGGCGCGATGAAACAGCAGTACGATTGGAGTATCAACTGACGGATGATGTGCCATTACGTCAAGATGATGATGTTCTTGACACCTGGTTTTCTTCTGGATTATGGACTTTTTCTACCCTTGGCTGGCCAGAGCAAACGGCTGATCTAAAAATGTTTCACCCCACGACTGTAATGGTCAGCGGCTTTGATATTATTTTTTTCTGGATCGCCCGGATGATCATGCTAACGCTGCATTTCATTAAAGATGACAGCGGTAAAGCACAGGTGCCGTTTAAAACAGTCTATATGACCGGGTTGATCCGTGATGATGAAGGACAGAAAATGTCCAAATCTAAAGGAAATGTGCTGGATCCTTTAGATATGATTGATGGTATTTCGCTAGCCGATTTGCTGGCAAAGCGCACTGATAACATGATGCAGCCACAATTAGCGGAAAAAATACGCAAACGTACTGAAAAACAGTTTCCTCAGGGTATCGAGCCTCATGGCACCGATGCCCTCCGTTTCACGCTCGCCGCGCTGGCCTCTACTGGGCGTGATATTAATTGGGATATGAAACGCCTGGCTGGATATCGTAACTTCTGTAATAAATTATGGAACGCCAGTCGCTTTGTCTTGATGAATACCGAGGGAAAAGATTGCGGTCAACAGAGTGATCAGCTTATGCCGCTATCGCTTGCCGATCGCTGGATCCTGGCTGAATTCAATCAAACGGTGAAAAGCTACCGTAACGCAATAGATACCTATCGTTTCGATTTAGCGGCGACGATTTTATACGAATTTACCTGGGATCAATTTTGTGATTGGTATCTCGAGTTAACTAAACCGGTTATCAATAGCGGCTCAGAGAGTGAAAAACGCAGCACCCGTCATACGTTAATTAGCGTATTAGAAGCGTTATTACGCTTAGCTCACCCGATTATTCCTTATATTACCGAAACACTTTGGCAACGGGTAAAAACGTTAAAGGGTCTCGGTGGTGACAGTATTATGTTACAGCCTTTTCCCCACTTTAATGCCGATCAGGTCGATCAAACCGCGTTAAAGGATATGGCGTGGATCAAACAATTGGTCACTGCAGTGCGTAATGTTCGTGCTGAAATGAATATCGCTCCAGGAAAACCCTTATTGCTGTTATTACGCGGCGCCAGCCCCGATGTCCACCGTCGAGTGACGGAAAACCAGCCTGTTATCCAGTCACTCGGTCGTTTGAATGCGATTACTTTTTTGATAGATGAAGATAACTCACCGATTTCGGTAATAAAATTGGTAGAAGGAGCCGAAATTTTGATCCCGATGAGTGGATTTCTCGATAAAACCAGTGAGCTGGATCGCCTGGCGAAAGACATGATCAAACTTGATCTTGAGATTGAACGCATTGAAGTAAAGTTGGCTAACGAAGATTTTATCGCGCGTGCCCCCCAAGCGGTGGTGAGCAAAGAGCGTGAAAGACTCGCCGCCTGTATACAAGATAAAGAAAAATTGCTAGCACAACAGGCGATGATTGCGAGGTTGTAG